The window CCATAATGGGCAGGCGCCAGGAGGAGGTGGAGCTCGACTTCTCCAAGTTGCTCTACCCGGCCATGCAAGTCGCCGACATGTTCTATTTGGACGTAGACGTGGCGCTGGGAGGCTTGGACCAGAGGAGGGCCCACATGCTGGCGCGCGACGTCGCCGAGAAGCTGGGCCTCAAGAAGCCCGCCTCGATACACACTCCCATAGTGACGTCCCTTAGCGGAGTCGGGAGGATGGAGGGCACTAGCAGGGAGATAGACGAGGTGCTCGCGCTGTACAAGATGTCCAAGTCGCGGCCAGGGTCTGCCATCTACGTCACGGATACCCCGGAGGAGATCGGCAAGAAGATCTGGGCGGCCTACTGTCCCCCAAGGGAGGTTGAGTTCAACCCAGTCTTCGAGCTGGCCGCCTACCTGCTGGTGCCGTACGGAGGCCCTCTGGAGATCGGCGGGAGGAGATACGAGGACGCGAAGGCGCTCGCCGAGGACTACAAAAACGGCGTCCTGCAACCGCAGGCCTTGAAGCAAGCGGTGGCCGACGGCTTGGTGGGGTTGCTCTCGCGGCTGGGGCTGTCGACGGTCGGCAGTAACGTTTAAAAAGGGCCTCTTGCCCCCTGACATGGAACTCGCCTCGGGGTACGCGAAATCGGGGTGGGGTCGTTGAGCGAGCTGGCTTGCGAGGCGAGGCGAAGGCTCCTCATAATGGCCGCGTACGATCCCGGCATCCATATAGGCTCCTCGTTGTCGGTGCTCGACATATTGACGGCGCTGTACGGCACTGGCCGCGTGAGGTTCAACGCCCACAACGGGCTGTCGACGAGGAACTACCTGGTCCTCTCGAAAGGACACGCAGTGCACGCCATATACGCCCTCGCCTCCGTCTTCGGATACCTTAACCTGGACGAGCTTAGGGAGACGGGCTCCCTGGGCAGCAGGCTCCAGAACCATCCCGAGGACGACACGCCGTTTGTCGACGTGTCCAACTCGGGCTCTCTAGGCCTCGGCATAGGCATGGCGGTAGGCCTCGCCCTAGGGCTTAGGCTGAGGGGCGCCACCGGCCGCGTGTATTTGGTGACGGGCGACGGCGAGCTCGACGAGGGGGTCTCCTGGGAGTCCTTCGCCGTGGTGGCCTCCTACGGCTTGAGCAACGTGGTGACGATCGTCGACCTCAACAACGCGCAGTTGGACGGGCCGTCGGACGAAGTGCTCAAGAAGGGCGATCTGGCGGGCCGGTTCAAGGCGATGGGCTTCTTCGTCCAGACGGTGGACGGCCACGACGTGGACAAGCTCGTCGAGGCGTTGGAGGCCGCCGAGAAGGCGGGCGCGCCGAGCGTCATCATAGCGAGGACCGTCAGGGGCAAGGGGGTGCAGGGCCTCGAAGGCTCTATAAAACAGAGGATACCTAGGGACGAGGCGCTGGAGCTCGCCGGCAGGCTATCATGTCGCTAGTCGAGGAGCTCACGCCGAGGGAGGCCGCCGGTAAGGCGCTCGCCGATCTGGGCGATTTGAGGAACGACGTAGTCGTGTTGGTGGCTGACACTGGGGAGACCACCAGGGCTAGGTTCTTCGCCGAGAGGCACCCCGACAGGTTCTTCAACGTCGGCATTGCTGAGCAGGCAATGGCCGCCATAGCGGCGGGCCTGGCCAGCGCCGGATTTATGCCCTACGCCTTGACGTTCGCGGCGTTTATGGCCAGAGCTTGGGAGATAATAAGGAACTCCATAGCGCGCCTCAACCTTCCCGTCCGCTTGGTGGGCACCCACGCCGGCTTCTCCGACGCCTACGACGGCCCGTCGCACCAGGCGTTGGAGGACCTGGCGCTCTTCCGCGTACTGCCGAACTTCACCGTGATCGCGCCGGCCGATTCCTGCGAGACGTATAGGGCCGTCATGGCCTCCGCCGAGGTCAAGGGCCCCGTCTACATAAGGGTGGGCAGGGACTTCCACGTGCCTACCACCTGCGACATGTATAAGGTCTTCGAGGTGGGGAAGGGCTACGTCGCTCTCGACGGCCACGACGTCGCCCTGCTGACAACCGGCCAGATGTTGAGCTTTGCCTTGGACGCGGCGCATATACTCAAGGAGAAGGGGATATCGGCCGCCGTCCTGCACTTCCCCACTGTGAAGCCGCTGGACCTCACGCTCCTGTCGCGCTACGCGAGGACGGTGAAGGCGATAGTCACCGTCGAGGAGCACGTGGTCCACGGCGGCTTCGGCTCCGCGGTCGCCGAGGCGTTGATAAACCTGGGGCCTAAGCCCATGGCCATAATGGGCGTCAAGGGCTTCGGGAGGACCGCGAAGAGCCCCGCCGACCTCTACCAGTTCTTCGGCCTAACCCCCGACAACATAGCGGCTAGGGCCGAGGAGTTGATCTCCCTATCTAGATGAGGGAGTTCTCCTACCGGCACAGCAGAGGCGCCACGAAGTTCGTGGTCGGCAGAGGCCTCGACGTACGCTCGTTCGTGGGGGGCAGGGCGGTCTACCTCGTCGACGCCAACTCGGGCGCGGCGTTCGAGGACGCCCTAGTGCTGGGAGGCGGCGAGGAGGTCAAGAGCTTGGAGGTCCTCACCAAGGTGTACGAGCATCTGATGTCCCGCGGCGCCGACAGGTCGACGTATTTGGTGGCCGTCGGGGGCGGGGCCCTGTTGGACCTAGCCACGTTCGCCGCAGGGACGTACATGAGAGGCATGCGGCTTGCCTTGGTCCCCACGACCCTGCTCGCCATGATCGACGCGGCGATAGGAGGAAAGGGGGCCGTCGACTGGGGTCGCGTCAAGAACCTGGTAGGCGTGTTCTACCAGCCCGACGTGATAATCGCCGATCTGAGGTTCGTGGATCGGCTCCCCGACAGAGTCTACGCCTCAGCCTTCGCCGAGGCGGTGAAGTACGGAGTGACGCTGGACGGCGACTTCTTCGCCTGGCTTAAGGCCAATGCGGCCGGGCTGAGGAGGAGGGACGGAGCGCTTCTGGAGGAGGCGGTCTACAGATGTGCCAAGATAAAGGCTTCGGTAGTCGAGGAGGACGAGTTCGAGACTAAGGGGGTGAGACAGGTGCTCAATTTCGGACACACTGTGGGCCACGCGGTGGAGAGGCTTCTGGGTCTGCTACACGGCGAGGCCGTCTCAGTGGGCATGGCCGTCGAGGGCGCCGCGGCTGTCGAGGCCGGCCTCTTTAAGGAGGCGCACCTAGACGAGCTCTTGGGCCTCTTGACGGCCTTCGGCCTCCCGACGAAGGTCTGCCTGGGGCCGGACGACGTGCAGGAGGCCAAACGCCTGGTGGAGCGCGACAAGAAGAGGAGGGGCGATCGCCTGCTCATGCCGGTGCCTACAGACATAGGCAGATGGGTCCTGGAGGAAGTGCCGCTCGAATCGGTCAAGAAGGTCATAGAGAGGCTGAGGTGTCCCGCGTAAACGGGTGGCCCTCGCGCGGAGGGGACGTAGTAGGGAATGTCGTAAGTCGGCGGCTGTCTGTATAGGCTCCGTACATGCACCGGCCTCTAGCCCTCCACAGCCAGCGGCTCGGGCGGCCACGCGCCGATAGATCCAGGCGAAACAAGAATGGAGACACCGCGGGCTTTTGTTTTTATTACGCGGGTTTCGTTTATTGATGCTCTGCGTAAGGCCCTCCCCCATATCTGGCGACTTCGCGGCGCCGCCGTCTAAGCCCTTGAGCCAACGCTACATACTGGCCGCGGCGCTCGCCGAGGGCTCCACCGAGGTGGGGCCGCTGGAGTTGAGCGACGACGTAGTGGCCGCCTTGAGGGCCGCACAGCCTATCTCGAAAATATCGCTCGTAGGCCGGAGGGCCGTGATAGGGAGGAGAGAGCCGGAGCCCGTGCGCGCCTTCAGCGTCGGGGATTCGGGCTTCACGTTGAGGGTGGCCGCGGCCCTCTACGCCGGCATCAAGGGCGCCACGGTGATATACGCCTCGGAGCAGGTCAGCAGGAGGCCTCTGGAGGACTTGGTGGCCGTGCTGAGGAGGTACGCCGAGGTCGTCTGGATGCCGGGTGTCTTGCTCATCAAGAGCGGCGGAGTCAGACGCGTGGACGTGGCCATACGCGGCGACATCACTTCGCAGTACGTCAGCGGGCTTATGTACCTCTCGGCCGTGGCCGAGGAGGGCGGGCGCATTAGGGTGGAGGGGAGGAAGTCGTGGCAGTACGTGGAGGCAACGGCAGACGTCCTCAGAAGATTCGGCGGCAGGGTCCGGATAGAGGACGGCGAGATCGTCGTCGAGGGGCCCTTGAAGTCGCCGGGCTCCGTCGAGGTGCCGGGGGACTACGCCCTTTCGGCCTTCTTGCTAGTGGGCGCCGCGGTGACCGGAGGCCGCGTCTCGGTGGGCGGGCTGGGGGAGGGGCCCGACAAGGCGATAATAGACGTGCTCAGGGAGTCTGGGGTCTCGGTTAAAGTGTCTGGCAACGTCGTATCCGCGGAGGGGGCGCCGGCGAGGCCTATCGACGTCGATCTGTCCAACGCGCCTGACTTGGCCCCTCCGGCGGCTCTTCTGGCCGCCTTCGCGCCGGGCCGTAGCGCGTTGAGGGGCGTGGAGCACCTTGCGTATAAGGAGTCAAACAGGATAGAGACCATAAGGGACGTGTTGGGCAGGATGGGGGTCTCCGCCGAATATAGGGACGGGGCCTTGTTCGTCGAAGGGCCTCCGAGGGCTAGAGACGTCGAGTTCAAGTGCCACGGAGATCACAGGATATGCTTGATGGCACTCGTCGCGGCGAGGTCCGTAGGCGGTTGCGTCGACGACATATCGCCGATAGCCAAGACTTGGCCCTCGGCGCCGCTCTACCTCATTGCTTAAAAATAGGCCGCGTGGCGGTGGCGATGGATATAGTGGAGGCGTTGGCCGAGATAAACAAGGCTAGGCCTGCCTATAGGCTCGATATAGGCGAGCCCGACGTCGAGCCTCCGAGGGAGGTGATGGAGGCTTTAAGACAGATGAGAGACGCGCCGTACGGCCCCTCCGAGGGTCTGCCCGAGCTCAGGGAGGCGATCGCCGGACTTTTCGGCGTAGATAGGGACGAGGTCGTGGTGGTCGCCGGCGGGAGGCACGGCGTGGCGGCACTTATGTGGGCCTTCAGGAAAGCCGGGATAATAACGACGAGGCCCTACTACCCCGGCTACCTCGAGATAGCCTCCGCGTTCGACATAAGGCTTGACTTCGTAGACGCCGAAGAGGGCCGCGGCTGGACCCCCGAGTTCTCCCGACGCGGGGTCTACCTCGTGAACTACCCCAACAACCCCACAGGCGCCGTGCTGGACAGAGGGAAGGTCAAGGAGCTTGTGGACGTCGCCGAGTTTGTGATAAGCGACGAGGTGTATAGGGATATCGCGTTTGCCGAGTTCGTGTCGCCTCTGAAGCTGTCCCCGAACGTCGCCGTGGTCTACAGCTTCAGCAAGGTCTTCTCCGTTCCCGGCTTCAGGCTGGGCGCAGTCATAGCGCCTAGAGACGTCGCGAGGCTCGTCGTCAGATTCAACAGAGCCACCGTCAACTCGGCCCCCTCTGTGTTGCAGAGGGCCGTCGCGCCTCTGGTGCCCGAGATACCGCGCATAGCCGCGAGGCTGTCGGAGATATACAGGCGGAGGGTCGAGATCGCCAAGAAGGCGTTGGGCTTAAAGTTCGTCGAGCCCAAAGGCGCCTTCTACATATTCCCGCGTCTGGGCTGCAGCGGCAGTGAGTTCTTGAAGAGGGCCCTCTCCCGCGGAGTCTCGGCGTTGCCGGGAGAGGTCTTCGGCTCGCCCAACTACGCGAGGATCGCGCTGGTGTTGCCGGAGGACAGGCTGTTGACCGCCCTGTCTTTGTTAAACGAGGCGTGTCCGGGCGCTTGACCGCCCGACGGCCTCGGCCCAAGTGCGCCGGCGACCTGCCCGGCGCCGGGGCTTGAGGGAAATCTATTATTAGGGGCTTTCCCCGCACCTCATGGAGCCAAAGGACTTGGCCAAGCTCGTCTTGATCTCCAACCCGGCCCTCGACGGCGGCAGGGGGTACTTCGTATATACCAAGATAAATATCAAGAAGGATAGGTACGACTCGTCGATTTGGGAGGTGGATCTGTCCAGTCTGGAAAAGAGGGCGATCCTCCCCGGCCCGGCCGACATAGCGCCTTTGCCTAAGGATGGGCGCATCGCCTTTCTATCCCGGCGAGGTCTGGGCAAAAAGTCCAGAGGGATAGGGCTCTGGATATTGGAGAGGGGCGGCGTCCCTAGACGGCTGGCCTACTTCCCTCTCGGCGTCCTGGACCTCTCGTGGTCGCCCGACGGCTCGAGGCTCGCGGTGGTCGCCTACAGGGGAAGGCCGGAGAAGGACGTGAAACACGTGGAGGGGCTACCGCTCTGGATGAACGACTTCGGCTTCTCCTACAACGTCGAGTCACACCTATATCTGGTCGACGCCGCGAGCGGGGTGAAGAAGGCGGCGACCGAGGGCTGGGCTCGGGTGAGGCACGCCGCCTGGAGCCCCGACGGGCGCTACATAGCCTATACCGTGGCCAGAGACCAGCTGAGGCCCTATCTGGTCGACCTGGTCGTCTACGACGTGGCGGCCAAGACCCATAAGGTCCTCGCCAGAGGGCTCGAGTCGGCCCACCACGTGGCTTGGAGCCCCAAGTCGGATGCGGTCGCCGTGGCTGGCCACAAGATGCCGAGGGGCTTCGCCTCGCACAACAGAATCTACGTCTATTGGCTCGACGGATCCGAGCGGTGCCTTACCTGCAACTTCGACAGGAACGTGGTCAACACCCTCAACAGCGACGTGAGGGGGCCCAGCTACGCCCCCGTGGTCCAGTGGGCGGGCGACTTCGTCTACTTCGTGGCCACCGTCGGGGGCTCTGCGGAGCTCTACAGAGTCGATATGGACGGGAAGGTCGAGAGGGTGATAGGCGGCGAGGGCGTCGTCGACGAGTTCGCGGTGGACGGAAGCGGGCGGATCCTCTACACCTTCATGACGGCCGACTCGCCTAAGGAGCTCTACCTGTATGAGGGCGGGCGGATAGAGAGGCTCACCTCCTTCAACGACTTCGCGAAGGAGTCCTTGGGCTTCTTGAAGCCGGAGCACTTCACCTTCAAGGCGAGCGACGGCGCCGATATAGAGGGCTGGGCGCTTATGCCTAAAGGCGCGGGGAAGAGGCCTTGGGTCCTCTACATACACGGCGGCCCCAAGACTGCGTACGGCTGGAGCTTCATGTTCGAGTTCCAGCTACTGGCCTCTAAGGGGTACGCCGTAGTCTACACGAACCCCAGAGGATCCGACGGCTACAGCGAGGAGTTCGCCGACATAAGGTGCAGGTACGGCGAGAGGGACTACCAGGACTTGATGGAGGCCGTGGACTACGTCTTAGCCCGTTTCGAGCTTGACGAGAGGCGGGCGGCGGTTGCCGGGGGATCCTACGGCGGCTTCATGACCAACTGGATAGTGACCCACACGGACCGCTTCGCCGCCGCGATAACCCAGAGATCTATCTGCGACTGGATATCCATGTTCGGCACCACCGATATAGGGTGGTACTTCGTCGAGGACCAGATCTGTTGCACGCCCTGGAGGGATAGGGACAGATGTATAGAGAAGAGCCCGTTGTTCTACGCCGGGAGGGTCAAGACGCCGACGTTGGTGATCCACTCGATAGAGGACTACAGGACTTGGCTGGACCAAGGCGTGGCGTTCTACACAGCGCTTAAGCTGAACGGGGTCGAGACCAAGCTTGTGTTGTTTCCAGGCGAGTCCCACGAGCTGACCAGGAAGGGGAAGCCGAGGCACAGGATCGAGGACCTTAAACAGAAGCTTGAGTGGCTGGACAGACATCTCGGGAAAAACCTTAAATCGGGCCCCGGATAGGGCAATATGGGGTACTGATATGCGCCACGGTATTAGTGGAGAGACCTAGAGATCTCGAGAAGGCGTTAAGGTCGCCGGCCAGATGCGTCGAGGCCCGTCTAGATCCCTATAGGGGCGAGCTCGCCCCCGTCGTCGATCTGTTGGGCGAGCTGGCGAGGTCGAAGACCTTGATAGTGACCGTCAGATCGCCCGCTGAGGGCGGCCACTTCAAGGGCTCGGAGGAGGAGAGGCTCTCCGTCTACCTTAAGGCTCTCGACGCGGCGCCGCAGTACGTCGACGTCGAGCTCGCGGCAAAGATAAGGGAGGACGTGGTGAGGGCCAAGGGGCCCGCCAAGGCTATCTTGAGCAGACACGATTTCGGGGGGACGCCGGATCTCGAGATCCTGAGGGGATGGGTCCGCGAGGCCGAGGAGGGCGGGGCGGACGTGGTGAAGATAGCCACTACGGCCAGAAGCTGGGATGACAATTTCAAGGTCTTGTCGCTGGTAGGCCGCGGCGGAAAGCCCGTGGTGGCGTTCGCCATGGGCCCCCTCGGCGTTATGTCCAGAATCTTCGCCCCCCTCATGGGGGCCCCCTTCACATACGCCGCTCTGGACGCGCCGGCGGCGCCGGGCCAGCTGAGCTATGGGGCGATGGAGGCTATATATTCCTCGCTGGGGATATATAGCAACCTATCGTCGTTACCCGATATGAGGGCCGCGCTCGACGCAGTGGACTCGGCCTTGATCCATCTGCTAAAGCTGAGGCTCGAGATATGCAGAGACATAGGCAGGTTGAAGAAGTCGCTGGGCCTCTCGGTGTACGACGACAGCAGAGAGGCCGAGGTGCTGAAACGCGCAGGCGACTTCAAACAGCTTTTCGACTTAGTGGTCCAGATGTGTAAGGCAGTGCAGATAGTCGTGCCTACTTGACTCCGAGGAACTCCAACACGGCCCTACGCATGACCGATCTGTCCGGCTTGACGCCGAGCCATATCTCCTCGGCGGCGGCGCCCTGCTCGACCAGTATATCGACGCCGTCCACCACGGCGACGCCTAGCTCCTCGGCGAGCTCGACCATGGCGGTCTTCGGCGGGTTGTAGACGAACTCCACGTACGCCCTGGCGCCGTCCAGCGGAGCCAACACCGTGTCGTGGACCGGCGTCGCGTTGACGACGACGTCGGCCCTCCCCACATCGCCGAGCCCCACGCCGCGGATCCTCGCGCCGAACCTCTCGGAGAACTCCTTGGCCAAGGACTCAGCCCTCTCCCTGGTTCTGTTGGCCACGACTACCTCCGCCGCACCGGCCTTGACCGCCGCGTACACCGCGGCCCTCGCGGCGCCTCCAGCGCCCAGTACCAGAACTCTGCCCCCCTCCATGTACCTCCCCGCAAGCCTGTAGACGGCGAGGTAGTCCGTGTTGTACCCCACCAAGAGATTCCTCTCGACCTTGACCGTGTTCACCGCGCCCACGGCCCTCGCCTCCATCACTACGCCGTCCAGATACTTGGCTATCTCCTCCTTGTGCGGTATCGTCACGTTGAACCCCGCGAGGTTGAAGCGGGCAAGGTCGACGAAGCAAGACAGCCCGTGTTTCGGGACGTCCACCGCTATGAAGTAGGCGTCGACGCCCAGGCTCTTGAAAGACGCGTTGTGCATCGCGGGCGACGCCGAGTACCTCCTCACGCGGTCGCCGATCACCGCGAAGAGCCTCACATCGCGATGGGCTTGTTAAATATTATTCTGCGAGAAGCTATTTAGCGCCCTCGCATCCCCACATATGTCGTTCTTCGGCAGAGAGCTACGGATAGCCACATTCGGCGAGAGCCACGGCAGAGCTATAGGGGTTGTCATAGACGGCGTCCCGGCGGGCTTGGAGCTGGGCGAGGAGGACATAAGGAGGGAGCTCGACAGGAGGATGTTCTGCAATATACCTGTGCTCAACCCGCGTTGCGAGCCGGAGGAGTTCGAGATACTGTCGGGCGTCAAGAACGGGAAGACCCAGGGGACCCCTATCGCCGTCGTTATATGGAACAGACGCGTCATCTCTAGCTACTACGACGAGCTGTGGAAGAGGCCGAGGCCCGGCCACGCCGACCTCGCGTACTACCTAAAATACGGCGACAACTACGACCATAGGGGAGGCGGGAGGGCTTCGGGGAGGACGACCGCGGCGCTCGTCGTGGCGGGGGCGGTGGCGAAGAAGCTGTTGGCGATTTTGGGCGTGGAGGTCGTGGGCCATATAGTCGAGCTCGGCGGCGTCCAGATCTCCAAGGAGTACTCGGTGGACGACATAAAGGCCGCCTGGAGCAAGCCGATGCCCGTCGTCGACGACCAGGCCCTCAAGGCGATGCTCGACGAGATAGTCAAGGCGGTGAGGGAGGGCGACTCGATCGGAGGCGCCGCCGAGGTGTGGGCCGTCAACGTGCCGCCTGGGCTCGGCGAGCCCGTATTCGACAAGATCAAGGCCGATCTTGCCAAGGCCGCGATGTCGATACCGAGCGCCGTCGCCTTCGAGATGGGCGCCGGCGTGAGGCTGGCCAGGATGAGGGGGAGCGAGGCCAACGACCCCATAGTGTTGAAGGACGGCAGAGTGGGGCTCGCGACGAATAAGGCGGGCGGCGTGTTGGGCGGCATAACTGTGGGCGAGCCCGTGTGGTTCCGCGTCTACTTCAAGCCCACCCCCTCCGTCAGGAAGCCCCAGAGGACGGTCGACCTTTCTAGGATGGAGCCGTACACGCTGGAGTTCAAG of the Thermoproteus uzoniensis 768-20 genome contains:
- a CDS encoding 3-phosphoshikimate 1-carboxyvinyltransferase, whose amino-acid sequence is MLCVRPSPISGDFAAPPSKPLSQRYILAAALAEGSTEVGPLELSDDVVAALRAAQPISKISLVGRRAVIGRREPEPVRAFSVGDSGFTLRVAAALYAGIKGATVIYASEQVSRRPLEDLVAVLRRYAEVVWMPGVLLIKSGGVRRVDVAIRGDITSQYVSGLMYLSAVAEEGGRIRVEGRKSWQYVEATADVLRRFGGRVRIEDGEIVVEGPLKSPGSVEVPGDYALSAFLLVGAAVTGGRVSVGGLGEGPDKAIIDVLRESGVSVKVSGNVVSAEGAPARPIDVDLSNAPDLAPPAALLAAFAPGRSALRGVEHLAYKESNRIETIRDVLGRMGVSAEYRDGALFVEGPPRARDVEFKCHGDHRICLMALVAARSVGGCVDDISPIAKTWPSAPLYLIA
- a CDS encoding 3-dehydroquinate synthase; translated protein: MREFSYRHSRGATKFVVGRGLDVRSFVGGRAVYLVDANSGAAFEDALVLGGGEEVKSLEVLTKVYEHLMSRGADRSTYLVAVGGGALLDLATFAAGTYMRGMRLALVPTTLLAMIDAAIGGKGAVDWGRVKNLVGVFYQPDVIIADLRFVDRLPDRVYASAFAEAVKYGVTLDGDFFAWLKANAAGLRRRDGALLEEAVYRCAKIKASVVEEDEFETKGVRQVLNFGHTVGHAVERLLGLLHGEAVSVGMAVEGAAAVEAGLFKEAHLDELLGLLTAFGLPTKVCLGPDDVQEAKRLVERDKKRRGDRLLMPVPTDIGRWVLEEVPLESVKKVIERLRCPA
- a CDS encoding 1-deoxy-D-xylulose-5-phosphate synthase N-terminal domain-containing protein, whose product is MGVGSLSELACEARRRLLIMAAYDPGIHIGSSLSVLDILTALYGTGRVRFNAHNGLSTRNYLVLSKGHAVHAIYALASVFGYLNLDELRETGSLGSRLQNHPEDDTPFVDVSNSGSLGLGIGMAVGLALGLRLRGATGRVYLVTGDGELDEGVSWESFAVVASYGLSNVVTIVDLNNAQLDGPSDEVLKKGDLAGRFKAMGFFVQTVDGHDVDKLVEALEAAEKAGAPSVIIARTVRGKGVQGLEGSIKQRIPRDEALELAGRLSCR
- a CDS encoding type I 3-dehydroquinate dehydratase, producing the protein MERPRDLEKALRSPARCVEARLDPYRGELAPVVDLLGELARSKTLIVTVRSPAEGGHFKGSEEERLSVYLKALDAAPQYVDVELAAKIREDVVRAKGPAKAILSRHDFGGTPDLEILRGWVREAEEGGADVVKIATTARSWDDNFKVLSLVGRGGKPVVAFAMGPLGVMSRIFAPLMGAPFTYAALDAPAAPGQLSYGAMEAIYSSLGIYSNLSSLPDMRAALDAVDSALIHLLKLRLEICRDIGRLKKSLGLSVYDDSREAEVLKRAGDFKQLFDLVVQMCKAVQIVVPT
- a CDS encoding tyrosine--tRNA ligase, which produces MVLDLVTRNAVEVITEEEVRSRIGGRAYVGYEPVWPVHVGWLIWMFKARDLVEAGFEVLLLEATWHAWINDKGDFASLAEHAARIRELAARISGKFKFKDGRELAADPKYWELVVKVAKSTSLARIRRAIPIMGRRQEEVELDFSKLLYPAMQVADMFYLDVDVALGGLDQRRAHMLARDVAEKLGLKKPASIHTPIVTSLSGVGRMEGTSREIDEVLALYKMSKSRPGSAIYVTDTPEEIGKKIWAAYCPPREVEFNPVFELAAYLLVPYGGPLEIGGRRYEDAKALAEDYKNGVLQPQALKQAVADGLVGLLSRLGLSTVGSNV
- a CDS encoding alpha/beta hydrolase family protein, with amino-acid sequence MEPKDLAKLVLISNPALDGGRGYFVYTKINIKKDRYDSSIWEVDLSSLEKRAILPGPADIAPLPKDGRIAFLSRRGLGKKSRGIGLWILERGGVPRRLAYFPLGVLDLSWSPDGSRLAVVAYRGRPEKDVKHVEGLPLWMNDFGFSYNVESHLYLVDAASGVKKAATEGWARVRHAAWSPDGRYIAYTVARDQLRPYLVDLVVYDVAAKTHKVLARGLESAHHVAWSPKSDAVAVAGHKMPRGFASHNRIYVYWLDGSERCLTCNFDRNVVNTLNSDVRGPSYAPVVQWAGDFVYFVATVGGSAELYRVDMDGKVERVIGGEGVVDEFAVDGSGRILYTFMTADSPKELYLYEGGRIERLTSFNDFAKESLGFLKPEHFTFKASDGADIEGWALMPKGAGKRPWVLYIHGGPKTAYGWSFMFEFQLLASKGYAVVYTNPRGSDGYSEEFADIRCRYGERDYQDLMEAVDYVLARFELDERRAAVAGGSYGGFMTNWIVTHTDRFAAAITQRSICDWISMFGTTDIGWYFVEDQICCTPWRDRDRCIEKSPLFYAGRVKTPTLVIHSIEDYRTWLDQGVAFYTALKLNGVETKLVLFPGESHELTRKGKPRHRIEDLKQKLEWLDRHLGKNLKSGPG
- a CDS encoding pyridoxal phosphate-dependent aminotransferase gives rise to the protein MDIVEALAEINKARPAYRLDIGEPDVEPPREVMEALRQMRDAPYGPSEGLPELREAIAGLFGVDRDEVVVVAGGRHGVAALMWAFRKAGIITTRPYYPGYLEIASAFDIRLDFVDAEEGRGWTPEFSRRGVYLVNYPNNPTGAVLDRGKVKELVDVAEFVISDEVYRDIAFAEFVSPLKLSPNVAVVYSFSKVFSVPGFRLGAVIAPRDVARLVVRFNRATVNSAPSVLQRAVAPLVPEIPRIAARLSEIYRRRVEIAKKALGLKFVEPKGAFYIFPRLGCSGSEFLKRALSRGVSALPGEVFGSPNYARIALVLPEDRLLTALSLLNEACPGA
- the aroC gene encoding chorismate synthase — its product is MSFFGRELRIATFGESHGRAIGVVIDGVPAGLELGEEDIRRELDRRMFCNIPVLNPRCEPEEFEILSGVKNGKTQGTPIAVVIWNRRVISSYYDELWKRPRPGHADLAYYLKYGDNYDHRGGGRASGRTTAALVVAGAVAKKLLAILGVEVVGHIVELGGVQISKEYSVDDIKAAWSKPMPVVDDQALKAMLDEIVKAVREGDSIGGAAEVWAVNVPPGLGEPVFDKIKADLAKAAMSIPSAVAFEMGAGVRLARMRGSEANDPIVLKDGRVGLATNKAGGVLGGITVGEPVWFRVYFKPTPSVRKPQRTVDLSRMEPYTLEFKGRYDVTTVPKALVALEAMTALVLADHALRAGLIRRDRPAG
- a CDS encoding transketolase family protein; its protein translation is MSLVEELTPREAAGKALADLGDLRNDVVVLVADTGETTRARFFAERHPDRFFNVGIAEQAMAAIAAGLASAGFMPYALTFAAFMARAWEIIRNSIARLNLPVRLVGTHAGFSDAYDGPSHQALEDLALFRVLPNFTVIAPADSCETYRAVMASAEVKGPVYIRVGRDFHVPTTCDMYKVFEVGKGYVALDGHDVALLTTGQMLSFALDAAHILKEKGISAAVLHFPTVKPLDLTLLSRYARTVKAIVTVEEHVVHGGFGSAVAEALINLGPKPMAIMGVKGFGRTAKSPADLYQFFGLTPDNIAARAEELISLSR
- a CDS encoding shikimate dehydrogenase family protein; amino-acid sequence: MRLFAVIGDRVRRYSASPAMHNASFKSLGVDAYFIAVDVPKHGLSCFVDLARFNLAGFNVTIPHKEEIAKYLDGVVMEARAVGAVNTVKVERNLLVGYNTDYLAVYRLAGRYMEGGRVLVLGAGGAARAAVYAAVKAGAAEVVVANRTRERAESLAKEFSERFGARIRGVGLGDVGRADVVVNATPVHDTVLAPLDGARAYVEFVYNPPKTAMVELAEELGVAVVDGVDILVEQGAAAEEIWLGVKPDRSVMRRAVLEFLGVK